In one window of Cyanobacteriota bacterium DNA:
- a CDS encoding DUF1194 domain-containing protein, which produces MSRAEFLPWFLSTVQRSLAPIATAGVAIAVCLPATAASLIPVDVELSLLIDVSGSVNTREYALQMGGYQRAFTNLAPQFAMGKFGNVAINAILWSGASQQKEVVPWTLVNDQTSALLFASQIGSVNRPFAGSTAPGSAINYAVPLFSSNAYEGARWVIDVSGDGAQNSGTSTVVARDNALAAGVDTINGLPILGEFGLQSWYERNIIGGTNAFVLPANGFEDFGRAIEQKLVLELSRPEKPGLDNPGAIPEPTTIVGMVLAGGGLVMLKRRKQNS; this is translated from the coding sequence ATGTCCCGCGCTGAGTTTCTGCCTTGGTTCCTATCAACTGTTCAGAGAAGCCTTGCTCCGATCGCTACTGCTGGTGTAGCCATAGCAGTTTGCTTACCGGCCACTGCCGCTTCCCTCATTCCTGTTGATGTAGAGCTGTCCTTGCTGATCGATGTGTCCGGTAGTGTCAACACGCGGGAATATGCCTTGCAGATGGGCGGCTACCAACGGGCGTTCACCAACCTTGCTCCCCAGTTTGCCATGGGTAAGTTCGGTAACGTGGCTATTAACGCCATCCTGTGGTCAGGTGCGAGCCAGCAAAAAGAGGTTGTACCTTGGACGCTGGTCAACGATCAAACCAGTGCATTGTTGTTTGCTAGTCAAATTGGTTCAGTTAACAGACCGTTTGCGGGCAGTACAGCTCCGGGGTCTGCCATCAATTATGCAGTGCCCCTATTCTCCAGTAATGCCTACGAGGGTGCCCGCTGGGTGATTGACGTATCGGGTGATGGTGCTCAGAACAGTGGTACTTCTACAGTAGTAGCCAGGGATAATGCCCTAGCTGCGGGGGTAGACACAATCAATGGGTTGCCTATCTTAGGTGAGTTTGGTTTGCAGTCTTGGTATGAACGAAACATCATAGGGGGTACGAATGCCTTTGTGTTGCCTGCCAATGGGTTTGAGGATTTTGGGCGGGCGATCGAGCAAAAGCTAGTTCTGGAACTGAGTCGTCCTGAGAAGCCTGGGCTAGACAACCCCGGAGCCATCCCTGAGCCGACGACGATAGTAGGTATGGTGCTAGCTGGTGGTGGACTAGTGATGCTGAAGCGGCGCAAGCAGAACAGTTAG
- the accC gene encoding acetyl-CoA carboxylase biotin carboxylase subunit, with protein sequence MKFSKILIANRGEIALRILRTCEEMGIATVAVHSTVDRHALHVQLADEAVCIGDPPSSKSYLNIPNIIAAALTRNASAIHPGYGFLAENARFAEICADHQIVFVGPSPESIRAMGDKSTAKATVKRVQVPTIPGSDGLVTDEQEAIAIAETIGFPLMIKATAGGGGRGMRLVREPDELVKSFLAAQAEAEAAFGNPGLYVERFVERPRHIEFQILADSYGNVVHLGERDCSIQRRHQKLLEESPSPALSPALRAAMGAAAVRVAKSINYVGAGTIEFLLDQQGNFYFMEMNTRIQVEHPVTEMVTGLDLIAEQIRIAQGEKLSFTQDDIQLRGHAIECRINAEDPDHNFRPHPGRISGYLPPGGNGVRMDSHVYTDYEIPPYYDSLIGKLIVWGHDRPAAIRRMQRALREFAITGLPTTISFHQRILESPEFWDGNVYTNFVEQFMRSTSHR encoded by the coding sequence TACTGTAGCCGTGCATTCTACCGTCGATCGCCATGCTCTCCACGTTCAGCTTGCTGATGAAGCAGTATGTATCGGTGATCCACCTAGCAGTAAGAGCTATCTCAATATTCCCAACATCATTGCAGCCGCACTGACCCGGAATGCTAGTGCCATTCATCCTGGCTATGGTTTTTTGGCAGAAAATGCTCGGTTTGCAGAAATTTGTGCCGACCACCAGATTGTCTTTGTGGGGCCATCTCCGGAGTCAATTCGGGCTATGGGCGACAAGTCTACGGCCAAAGCGACAGTCAAGCGGGTACAGGTGCCTACAATTCCAGGCAGCGATGGCCTAGTTACCGATGAGCAGGAAGCGATCGCTATTGCTGAGACGATCGGCTTTCCCTTGATGATTAAGGCAACAGCAGGGGGTGGCGGTCGAGGAATGCGCCTGGTGCGTGAACCGGATGAACTGGTGAAATCATTTTTAGCGGCACAGGCTGAGGCTGAGGCTGCCTTTGGTAATCCAGGGCTTTATGTGGAGCGGTTTGTGGAGCGTCCTCGCCACATTGAGTTTCAAATTTTGGCAGACAGCTATGGCAATGTCGTGCATCTAGGAGAACGGGATTGCTCGATTCAGCGACGACATCAAAAATTGTTGGAGGAGTCACCTAGTCCAGCCCTGTCTCCAGCGCTACGGGCAGCAATGGGAGCTGCTGCGGTGCGAGTGGCAAAGTCTATTAACTATGTGGGAGCTGGGACGATCGAGTTCCTGCTAGATCAACAGGGCAACTTCTACTTTATGGAGATGAATACTCGGATCCAAGTGGAACATCCAGTTACGGAGATGGTAACTGGTCTGGATCTGATTGCGGAGCAAATTCGCATTGCTCAGGGGGAAAAACTTAGCTTTACTCAAGACGACATCCAACTGCGAGGACATGCGATCGAATGTCGCATCAATGCCGAAGACCCCGACCACAACTTTCGCCCCCATCCTGGACGCATTAGCGGCTATCTTCCTCCCGGTGGTAACGGTGTGCGCATGGACTCCCACGTCTATACCGACTACGAGATTCCGCCCTATTACGATTCGCTAATCGGCAAGTTAATTGTGTGGGGGCACGATCGTCCTGCTGCCATTCGCCGAATGCAACGGGCACTACGAGAGTTTGCCATTACAGGACTACCCACGACGATTAGCTTTCATCAGCGGATTTTGGAATCACCAGAGTTTTGGGATGGTAACGTCTACACCAACTTTGTTGAGCAGTTTATGCGATCGACCAGTCATCGGTAA